In a single window of the Elaeis guineensis isolate ETL-2024a chromosome 6, EG11, whole genome shotgun sequence genome:
- the LOC105047758 gene encoding protein SLENDER RICE1-LIKE 1 has protein sequence MGPYPFGSGTAASGWAAADSGPQCSASEIDGLLAGAGYRVRSSDLLHVAHSLERLESAIGGGPADHLASAEAVRYNPSDLTTWVNSILSELSSSLPPLRPPPAAPVAGTWPDLTCFSLPYPQYQTAVIAATRQREEEEGSAIRLVHLLVTCADAVQRGDSGLAGNIIEEMRVVLTRVNTGFGIGKVAGYFVDALCRRIYSPCSSSSSASVAGSAADQEILYHHFYEVSPYLKFAHFMANQAILEAFDGYDRVHVIDFNLMDGLQWPALIQALALRAGGPPFLRLTGIGPPSPDGRDALREVGLRLAELALSVRVRFAFRGVAASRIDDVRPWMLQVVPGEAVAVNSVLQLHRLLGDPGDDAAAPIDSVLGWIVRIQPKIVTVVEQEADHNRPSFLDRFTEALFYYSTMFDSLEAGGGATQKQQQAVAEVYLQREVCNIVCCEGAARVERHEPLVRWRARLGRAGLRAVHLGSNAFKQASMLLTLFSGEGYCVEEVDGCLTLGWHSRPLISASAWRADADVAPLPDSQLFNPGIAATINSTSISGNDNNNTNNFQSMHHGSGNGNAAANNQQNNATCDGGVIGL, from the coding sequence ATGGGACCGTACCCGTTCGGATCGGGCACGGCTGCGAGCGGGTGGGCGGCCGCCGACTCGGGCCCGCAGTGCTCCGCCTCGGAGATCGACGGCCTCCTCGCTGGCGCCGGCTACCGCGTCCGGTCATCGGATCTGCTTCACGTCGCGCATAGCCTGGAGCGGCTCGAGTCGGCCATCGGGGGAGGCCCCGCCGACCACCTCGCCTCCGCCGAGGCCGTCCGTTACAACCCGTCCGACCTTACCACCTGGGTCAACTCCATCCTTTCCGAGCTCTCCTCTTCCCTTCCGCCGCTGCGGCCACCTCCCGCCGCCCCGGTCGCGGGGACGTGGCCGGATCTCACGTGCTTTTCCCTCCCTTATCCGCAGTATCAGACGGCCGTCATCGCCGCTACCCGGCagcgagaggaggaggagggctcCGCTATCCGTTTAGTTCACCTCCTCGTGACCTGCGCCGACGCTGTCCAGCGCGGCGACTCTGGCCTGGCTGGTAACATCATCGAGGAGATGCGGGTCGTGCTCACACGCGTGAACACCGGCTTCGGGATTGGGAAGGTCGCCGGGTACTTTGTCGACGCCCTCTGTCGGCGGATCTATTCGccctgctcctcctcctcctccgcctccgTCGCCGGATCGGCGGCGGATCAAGAGATTCTCTACCATCACTTCTATGAGGTCTCCCCCTACCTCAAGTTCGCCCACTTCATGGCTAATCAGGCAATCTTGGAGGCATTCGACGGGTACGACCGCGTCCACGTCATCGATTTCAATCTGATGGACGGCCTCCAGTGGCCGGCGCTGATCCAGGCGCTGGCTCTCCGCGCCGGTGGGCCCCCCTTCCTCCGTCTCACCGGGATCGGGCCACCCTCCCCAGACGGCCGGGACGCGCTCCGCGAGGTCGGCCTCCGCCTGGCCGAGCTCGCCCTCTCCGTCCGGGTCCGATTCGCCTTCCGCGGGGTCGCCGCGTCCCGGATAGACGACGTGCGGCCGTGGATGCTCCAGGTCGTCCCCGGCGAGGCCGTGGCCGTCAACTCGGTCCTGCAGCTCCACCGCCTCCTTGGCGACCCAGGCGATGATGCCGCGGCGCCGATCGACTCGGTGCTGGGCTGGATCGTGCGGATCCAGCCCAAGATCGTGACGGTGGTGGAGCAGGAAGCGGACCACAACAGGCCGTCCTTCCTGGACCGGTTCACGGAGGCGCTCTTCTACTACTCCACCATGTTCGACTCTCTGGAGGCCGGTGGAGGTGCCACCCAGAAGCAGCAGCAGGCGGTGGCGGAGGTGTACCTCCAACGGGAGGTCTGCAACATCGTGTGCTGCGAGGGGGCGGCCCGGGTGGAGCGCCATGAACCGCTGGTGCGATGGCGGGCACGGCTGGGCCGGGCCGGTCTCAGGGCGGTCCACCTCGGGTCCAACGCTTTCAAGCAGGCCAGCATGCTGCTGACCCTCTTCTCCGGCGAGGGCTACTGCGTCGAAGAGGTAGACGGCTGCTTGACGCTCGGGTGGCACAGCCGTCCCCTCATCTCCGCCTCCGCTTGGCGGGCTGACGCTGACGTGGCGCCACTGCCGGATAGCCAACTCTTCAACCCTGGCATTGCCGCTACTATTAACAGTACTAGTATCAGCGGCAACGACAATAATAATACTAATAATTTTCAGTCGATGCATCACGGCAGCGGCAACGGTAACGCTGCCGCTAATAATCAGCAAAATAATGCTACCTGTGACGGTGGCGTAATTGGGTTGTAA